The sequence TCTCTTCGGCCACGGCCTTCGCCTGCAGCCGGATGTCGGGGACGGCGGTGATCTCCCAGAATTGCCCCGCCGTCAAGGCGCCGACGGCAAACAGCCGGACGGGCGAGCTCCGGGATGGGGCCGTCACCTCGGAAGCCGCATCCACCTGAATGCCGAGGCCAAGCGGATCGGGGACGATCAGCTGAAACCGGCTCATTTCCTTCAACAGCGGTGAATGGCTGATCCCGGCGCGCTCCATACCGGTGCAATTGACCAGCCAGTCCGCCTCGATCTCGGCGATCTCACGCTTGGCTCTGACCCTGTATCCGGCGACGAGCCCGCCTTCCCTGACCTCGAGCGATTTCAGGAAGCCCGCGTGAAAGCGAACGGTTCCGTCTAAGACCAGTTTCTCGAAGCCGGCGAACACGTCGGGCGCGACCCGGTGGCGGTGGATATTCCACCAGGGAAGCGCATGCCGCAGGAAACGCGCCCGCTCCTCGTTCGAAAGCCGTTGCCAGAGAGCCTGCGTGACCGGCCTTAGGCCGTCCATCACGCTCCGCCAGTCGGCGACCGATCTGCTCTTTTCCCGCAAGGTCTTCAAGATCCCGCTGATCGTGCCGGGAAGTGTGTGAACGTCGATCGGCAGCGGCGCCGGCGGCGTCTTCGCATGGCCGAGCGGCGCCAGGCCGCGCCGCGAAAGCACGTCGATCCTCCCTCTATGGCCGTGGGCGCGAAGTGCCAGAACCTGA comes from Rhizobium sp. BT03 and encodes:
- a CDS encoding FAD/NAD(P)-binding protein — its product is MIYDVIVVGSGFSAIAVTCNLIEQLPASAKIAVVGDDPGFGRGTAYRTELYLHRLNVPAGRMSLLPHHPDDFVDWLKSHGRQLQAGDFASRSDYGLYVRDTLARLLRKRDGRCRVDFIKAKAAGCVERYTSTLAFHLGNGDEIAGKNVVLCLGVGNANLRVDPAGLPPFLRSRIVENPWRLSWLRRVAPSDAVCILGSGLTMIDQVLALRAHGHRGRIDVLSRRGLAPLGHAKTPPAPLPIDVHTLPGTISGILKTLREKSRSVADWRSVMDGLRPVTQALWQRLSNEERARFLRHALPWWNIHRHRVAPDVFAGFEKLVLDGTVRFHAGFLKSLEVREGGLVAGYRVRAKREIAEIEADWLVNCTGMERAGISHSPLLKEMSRFQLIVPDPLGLGIQVDAASEVTAPSRSSPVRLFAVGALTAGQFWEITAVPDIRLQAKAVAEEIVRAGLKSDA